CACATCTCCCGCTGACCGGACGTTCGGAGGTGAGCGAGCTGGGCGCGGGATTCTATCGCGTGGTGTTGCGCCATGGCTTTATGGAGGAGGTCGACATCCCCGTCGCGATGAAGGCGGTGGACGGGTGCGGCGGGCCGATCAACATCAGCCAGACCAGCTATTTCCTCAGCCGCGAGACTTTGATCCCGTCCGACAAGCCGGGCATGGCGATCTGGCGGGAAAAGCTGTTCGCCTGGATGATGCGCAATGCCGTGACGCCGATGGACTTCTTCAAGCTGCCGACGAACAGGGTGGTGGAACTGGGATCCCAGGTGGAGATTTAACGCTTTGAGCGCGGGCTCTCTCCATCATCTCCCTCTTGAACCTTTTGCGCTTGGCAAGGCACCGAAACCCTACAAGCTCCCGGACATGGGATGTTCCGCCAAAGACAGGAGATAAGCCGACCCGATGACTGGAACGCGTGCCCGCATCAATGCCATCGGCTGTGCTGTCCCTGCGCAGGACATCCACGCTCCGTTCATCCAGTGGGCAGGCGGCCGGTTGGACAATCCGCGCGAAAGGCAGATTTTCCTGCGCATGGCGGAACGGTCGGGTATCGATCATCGCTGGTGCGTCCTGCCGCGGACCGCCGAGGGCGGAACGCCGGTCGATCCGGGCGGCTTCTACAGCGGAGAAATGCCGCCGACCTCGATCAGGATGCAGCGCTATGCCGAGCATGCACCCGTGCTGGCGCTGGAGGCGATAGCGCGGTTGCGGGAGAAGGTGGCGATCGACCGGATCAGCCATCTGGTGGTGGCCAGCTGCACCGGCTTCGTCGCGCCCGGCATCGACCAGATCATTGCCGATCGGCTGGGGCTGGAAGGGGTCGAGCGGACGCTGGTGGGCTTCATGGGCTGTTATGCGGCGGTTGCGGCGCTGCGGACGGCGCGGCATATCGTGCGGTCGGAGCCGGAGGCGCGGGTGCTGGTGGTGACGGTCGAGCTCTGCTCGCTGCATTTCCAGCTTGAGCGGCAGATCGAGCGGTTGTTGATGATGCTCCAGTTCGCGGACGGGGCGGCGGCGGCTCTGGTGACGGCGGAGGGAAGCGGGATCGCCATCGACCGGCCTTTCTCGATCAATCTGGCGGACTCGGCGGAGTTGATCCGGTGGGAGATCGGGGATCGCGGCTTTGTGATGCATCTGTCAGGGCAAGTGCCAGGGCGGATTCAGACGATGCTGGGCGATCCGGCGGTGCGGCGGCGGATGTGGGGCGACGACGACCCGGCGCTGATCGACGATTGGGCGGTGCATGCGGGCGGGCGGTCCATATTGGATGCGGTGCAATATGGGCTTGGGCTGGGCGAGGATGCGCTTGCGTTCTCGCGCAGCGTGCTGGCGCGGTTCGGCAATATGTCGTCCTCCACGCTGATGTTCATCCTGCACGATATGGCGGAGCAGGCGCGGCAGGGGGTGGCGCTGGCCTTCGGGCCGGGGGTGGCGGCCGAAGGATTCCGGTTCGAAGGGATCGCATGACGCGCCCCTCAATGCCCGTGCCGCCCGTGCCCGCGCTGATCGTCGGCGGTGGGCCGGCCGGGGCGGCGGCGGCGATCACGCTCGCGCGGGCGGGGGTCAGTGCGCATCTGGTGGATCGCCATGATGGGCCGCATGATGGTGTCTGCGGTGGTTTTCTGGGCTGGGACGCACTGGCGATCCTGCGCGATCTGGGGCTGGACGTGGCTGTGCTGGGCGCGCGGCCCATTGGACGGTTGCGATTGCTGGTGGGGGAGCGCGCCATTGAGCTGGCCCTGCCGCATCAGGCAGCGGGATTGTCGCGGCGGGTGCTGGATGAAGCGTTGATCGCGCTGGCGGGCGATGCGGGGGCGGTGCTCCTGCGCGGGCGGGCGGTGCGGGCGGCGGACCCGGCCGGGCGATCCGTTCGCTTCGATGATGGGGAAGAGCTGGCGGGCGGGACCTTGTTCCTGGCGACCGGCAAGCATGAACTGCGGGGGCTGGCGCGCGATCTTGGCGGGCGGAAGGAGGTGCCCTCCGTCGGATTGCGGGCGGTGCTGCCCGCCCATGCCGCCCGGTCGCGCGATCTGACGGGCATGATCGAGCTGCACCTGTTCGACCGGGGCTATGCGGGCCTGCTGTTGCAGGAGGATGGGACGTCCAACCTCTGCCTCTCCGTCGCGCGTGAGCGGATGTCGGACGGCGTGCCCGCACTCATGGCGGAGATCATGGCGGAGGCGCCGCGCCTGGCGGACCGTCTGGGGGGAGCGATCCCCGCGCAGTGGGAGGCGGTGGCGGGGGTGCCCTATGGCTGGCGGGCGGCGGAAACCGTACCGGGCATCTTCCGCATCGGGGATCAGGGCGCGGTGATTGCCTCGCTGGCCGGGGACGGCATCGCCATCGCGCTCAGCAGCGGGGTCAGCGCGGCGCAGGCCTGGCTTGGCGGCGGGGCGGAGGCGGCGGTGGACTGGCAAAGGCAGATGCACCAGCGCAACCGCCGTCCGATCGGCATGGCGGAGGCGCTGCGTCATGGTGCGGCAGGGGCGTTGGGGCGGGGAATGATGATGCAGTTGCTGCACTGGATGCCGGGGCTTGGCGCGCAGGCCGCATTGCTCACCCGAATATCCGCTCCACGCACAGGCGGAAGGAAAAGCGGCGCACGATCCGCACATGATCCAGGCTGATCCCGGCCGTGGGCAACAGGTCCGCCCAGTCGCCGGGGCGGAAGGCGCGGGCGATGGAAAGCTGCCCATCCTCCCGCACGATGCGATGAACGCGCAGCAGCCGGGCGAGCAGAGGGAAACCCCAATGGGCAAAGCCATGCCGATGCAGGTCGCAGATCAGCCAGCCCCTCTGCGCATTGGCCTCCATATGGCGCAGGAAGGTCATCAGCTGCGCGTCCGTCATGTGATGCGTCACCTGGCTGGAGATGATGAAATCGAACCGCTCCGGCTGGTCGAGATAATCCCCGGCGCGATAGTCGATGGCAAGATCGGGCGGGGTGGCGTGGCGCGCGGCCTGAAGGCTTTTTTCATTAAGGTCGACGCCGATCAGTTCGGCCTCGATGCCGCGCTTTCTGGCCCAGCGGGCGACGGCGCGAAGGACGTCGCCATCGCCGAAGCCGACGTCCAGCAGGCGGAAATGCCCCGCCGAACCGATGGCGCGGTTGAGAAAGGCGATGGTCGGCCAGGCCGTGAAGGTCCAACGATTGACCCGCGCCAGATCGTGCAGCACGCGCTCGTAAACCGCCGGGTCCAGGTCCGGCGCGTCCATCTGCTCTTCCTGCCGCGACCGGATCGAAAGGTCGGCCATGATGCCCTCTCTTCTTTTCCGGGGATCATAGCATATTCTGATGAATGAGGAGGTAATGCCATGTCGGCCTTTTCCGTGCTGTTGCTGATCGCCGCTGGGGCCATGCCACACGGTGTGGAGGGCAGTTGGCTGACCGACGACCGGAAGGGCGTGGTGCAGATCGCGCCCTGCGGTCCGCAGATGTGCGGGCATATCGTCCGTGTGCTGGACAAGGGACCGAATGTGCCGGCGACCGACATCAACAATCCTGATCCGAAGCGGCGCGGCCAACCGATCATGGGGTTGCTCACCCTATCGGGCTTCCGCCGCGACGGCGCGATATGGAAGGGCGGACGGGCCTATGATCCCAAATCGGGGCGAAGCTATCGGGCGACATTGGGGCTGAATCCGGATGGATCGCTCAGGGTCACGGGATGCGTGCTGTTCCTGTGTGAGAGCCAGCGCTGGACGCGGGTGAATTAATTCCTGCTCCAGACGAAAATGCCATAGCGCATCGCTCTGGTGCGTAGCGCCAGGATCAGGCGCGGCAGGCTGAAGATGAAGTCGCGATTCCGCGTCTGGGAACTGAGCGCCAGCCGACGCAGCGCGGGATCGGTGATCATCCGTCCGGCGAACCGGCGCAGGCAGATCGTCCAGGTTCGGCGGACGCGGCTGCTGACATCCTCATAGTCGCGAAGAATGAAGCCGGCATCGACGGCGAGCGCCTCATAATCGGCGCGGCTGCCCATGCTGGGAAGCCGTCCTTCGCGGCAAATGGGTTCGAGCAGATGGCGGATTTGCCACTGGTGCGCGTCCTTTCCTTCCAGCCAGGCGCAGACGACCAGCCGCCCGCCGGGGCGCAGCACGCGGGCGGCTTCGCGGAAGAACCGGGCCTTGTCGACCATATGTTCGGAGCTTTCGATGGCATAGGCGCGGTCGAAGCTGGCATCGGGCAGGTCATTGTGCAGCCAGTCGCGTTGCAGGCAGGTGAAGCGTGATGGGGGGCGGGCGTTGGCGACCTTCTCCTGCGCGGAGGAGAGGGTCAGGCCGATAATGCTGACATCATGCCGCGCGGCGATCCGGGCAGCGGTGGCACCATAGCCGCAGCCTATGTCGCACAGCGTCTGGCCCGGTTCCAGCGCCAGCCGCCTCTCCACCTCCTCCACGAGCGCGTCTGCTGCTTCGGCCGGGCTTTCGCGGCCGGTTCGCCAATAGCCATGATGCACATGTTCGCCCCAGATCCGCCGGTAGGCAAGGTCCAGTTCATCATAGTGCATCGCGACGCCAGCCGCGGTCGAGGGACGCTTCGGCACGATCATGCGGGCTTTATCTACCTGCCCGTGGCTACCGGCAAGCTATGCCGGATCAGCCTGCCGCCGCCAGCAACTTGGCGCTCAGCGTCGGCCATTCCGCCATGTCCCATCCCTCGGGCGTTTCGCGGGTGATGATCTGGTCTGCGCCGAAGCAGTTGGAAAGGTCGATATCCTCCGCCTTCACGAAGCTGCGGTCGTTCAGCGAATAGAAGGGGCGCACGACGGGTAGGGTCAGATCGTCCCGGTTCTGTTCGACCACGATGGCCAGCCGATGCGAGCGCAGCCGGACCAGCGACCCGATCGGATAGATGCCGACGGCGCGCTGGAACGCCTGGAAAATCTCCGGATCGTAGAGCGTCTGCGCTTCGTCCAGCATCAGCAGGGCGCGGGACGGGTCCTCGCCATGGCGGTGGATACGGTTGGAGGTCATCGCATCATAGGTGTCGCAGATCGCCGCCATGCGCGCGAACTGGCCGATCTCCTCGCCCTTCAGCCCATGGGGATAGCCGCTGCCGTCCAGCCGCTCATGATGATGCAGGCACACGTCCAGGACGGCGTCGGGCATCTCCCCGCCCAGCGCCAGAAATTCATGCGCCAGCGTGGTGTGGCTCTTCACCACCTCCCATTCCTCCGGCGTCAGCGGGCTGTCCTTGTCCCAGGTTTCCTGCGGCACATGGCCCATGCCCACGTCCATCAGCAATCCGGCAAGCCCCGCCTGCTGCACTTCCTCGGGCGAGAGGCGAAGCTGCTGGGCAAGGCCGATCATCAGCGCGCAGACCGACAGCGCGTGGAGGTAGAGATATTCGCTGGTGTTCTTGAGCCGCGTCACCGCCATGAAGGCATGGGGATTGCGCTGGATGGAGCTGGAAATCTCCTCGATCATCGTTTCCAGCTTGTTGAGCTTGATCGCATTGCCCAGCCGGGAATCGTCGAAGATCTTCTGCATGGCGCGCACCGACTTGCGGGCGAGGCGATTGGCGTGGACCATTTCCGCCTTGGTCGACGTCCGCTCCTTGGACAGCGGGTCGAAGGGGCGACTGACAGGGGCGGGCGCGGCGCGCCGGGCGATGGTCGCGCCGGCGCGGCCGAAGGGGCGGTCGCGCTGGTCCGGGGCGGGCGTCGCCGCGCGCGCGGGCGGTGACACGTCCCTGGGCTTCAGATCGGCGCCGCGCGATGTGTCGATCTGGACCCAGGCGACCTTGCTGGCCTTCAGCGTCGCCAGCTGATCGGCATCGTCCAGCAACATCTTGCTCTTCCAGAAGGGATGGGAAAACCACGACCCTTCCAGCTTGTGGAGAAACATGCCCAGTTCGACATCCTGGGTACGGATTCTTTTCAACATAGGTACGCCCCGTTTTAAGCGGGCATTTCGCCGGAGAGCACTTGCCAAAAAGTTAACGCGGCGCTTCCCAACCGAGGCCGAGCGCCTTTTGCAGGGCGATATAGTCGGCGGTCATTGCCGCCGTGCCCTGGACAAGCGTCTGGGCTGCGGCGATGCTCTGCCGTTCCGCGTCCAGAAGCTGGATGCGCGTGGCGGTGCCGGCTTCGAAACGCTGGCGTATCAGCGCGGCGCTGCGGTCGGCCGACGCCTTGGACCGGGCGGCGCTGGCGACGGCCAGCCGCCGGGCGCCGAAGCGGGAAAGGGCGTCCTCGCTATCGCGCAGGGCATTGAGGACAGCCTGGCGATATTGAGCGGCGGCTTCGTCCTGCGCGCCCCTGCTCTGCTCCACGCGGGCAGCGTTGCGGCCGAAATCGAGGAAGCTCCAGCTAAGGCGCGGCATGGCGATGGCGGCGAGTTTGTTGAAATCGAAGACGTCGCCCGGATTGGTGCCGCCGATGCCGATCAGGCCCATGAAACTGAGGCTGGGGAAGCGCGCGGCCTGTGCCACGCCGATCTTCGCGGTGGCGGCGGCATATTGACGCTCCGCCGCGCGGATATCGGGGCGGCGCTGGAGCAGGGCGGCGGGATCGCCGATGGCGACGCTGGCGGGGGGCAGCGGAATGGCGGCCGGGGGCCCAAGCATGGCGTCGAGTGCGCCCGGCGCTTCGCCAGCCAATGTGGCCAATGCGTTGAGATAGGCGTCACGCTCCGCATTCAGGGGCAGGATCGCGGCTTCGGCCTGTTCGAGCTGATTGCGCTGCTGCTCCAGTTCCAGCGCGGAGGCGGTGCCCCGGTGCTGGCGCTGTTCGGTAAGGAGCAGCGTGTCGCGCTGTCGGGTGATATTGTCCTGCGCCAGAGCGATGCGCTGTTGCCGGTCACGCAGATTGACATAGGTCTGCGCGATTTCGGCGGTCAGGCTGACCTGCGCGTCGGCGACATTGGCCTCTGCCGCGCCGAGCTGGGCCTGCGCGGCCTCCACTCCGCGCCGCTTGCCGCCCCACAGATCGACCTCCCAACTGGCGTCGAAGCCCAGATTGTAAAGATTGAGGGACTGGCTGCCGCCGCTGCTCGACTGGCTTCCATCGGAGGCGTTGCTGCCGTTCGATCCGCTGAGGTCAAGGCCCGGAATCTGGGCATGGACATACAGGGCCGAGGCGTTGGCGCTGGGCAGGGCATTGGCGCGTTCCGAACGCAGTGAGGCGCGGGCCTGCCGGACCCGCGCCTGCGCAACGGCCACGCCGGGATTGGCGGCGAGTGCGCGGGTTTCGAGCCCATCCAGCACCGGATCGCCCAGCGAGGACCACCATGTCGCGGTCGCAGGCGCCTGCGGACTGGCACCGTCCGCCGTCCGCACGAACTGCGCTTCGGGACGGGCGGCCCTGGCGGTTCCGGGTCCATGATAATCCGGCCCGGCGGTGCAGGCGGCCAGTGCGAACAGGGGAAGGGCGATCAGAAGGGAACGCATTGACGGTGGCCTCAGTGCATCGCAACCGCTTGCCCCTTGGGCAAGGGGCGCAGGAACAGGACGAGCGGCAGGACAGCGATGATGCCGACCGCCAGCATCGTGAATATGTCGTTATAGGTCATGATCAGCGCTTCCCGTTGGATCGTCCCCGCCAGGGAACGCAGCGCCGCATCATGACCGCCCAGCGCATGGCCGAGGCCGTTGATATAATCCTGCACATGCACGCTGTTGGCGCTCAGGCTTTCTTCCATGCGGCGGCTGTGGAACCATGTCCGCTGGTCCTGAATGGTGGCTATGCCCGCCAGCGCCAGCGATCCGCCGAGATTGCGAACCGTGTTGAACAGCCCGGCCGCATCGCCCGCATTTTCCCGAGGGACAGAGGCGATGGCGGCCTGATTGAGGAACAGGAAGCCAAAGACGCTGCCGACGCCGCGCAGCAATTGCGATTCGATGAAATCATGGCCGACCGCCTGATTGGTCAGCGTCGTATCGATCCAGCAACTTGTCGCCATGACGAGCAGGCCGATGCTGACCGCGATGCGGATGTCCAGATGCCGGATCAGCAGTGGCGTCAGCGGCATCAGCATCAGGCTGGGGATGCCGGACAGCAGCACGATGCGGCCCGACTGCAAGGCGTTATAGTCGGCAATCGCGGCCAGGAACTGCGGAATGACGAAGGCCGTGCCATACAGCATCATGCCCATCACCACGCCCATCATCGCCACCGCGCCGAATTGCCGGTCGAGCAGCAGCTTCAGGCGGATGACCGGCCTTTGGGCCAGAAACTGCCCTGCAAACAGCGAGATGAAGCCCACGCCCGAGACGATCGACAGGATGACGATTTCATGGCTTTGGAACCATTGTTCGCGCTGCCCCTCCTCCAGTACGATGGTGAGGCCGCCAAGGCCGAGCGCCATGCCGGCGATGCCCAGCCAGTCGGCTTGCCAGAATTCGCGCCAATGCGGTCTCTGATGCGGCATCGTCACCAGCAGCAGGGTCGCCAATATGATGCCGACCGGCAGGTTGAGGAAGAAGGCATAGTGCCAGCTGATATTTTCCGTCAGCCAGCCGCCGACCAGCGGTCCCAATACCGGTCCAAGGATTGCGGTGACGCCGAACATCGCATTGCCGATGGGCTGTTGGGACCGGGGCAGGCGGGTGGCGATGATCGTCATGGCGGTGGGGATCATCGCGCCGCCGGTAAAGCCCTGTCCGACGCGGCCAATGATCATGGTCGTCAGATTCTCAGCGACGCCGCACAGCATCGAAAAGGCGGTGAACAGGAAGGCCGCGATCAGCAGCAGGGTGCGCAGGCCCAGCAATCGTTCCAGCCAGGCCGCCAGTGGAATGATGATGATTTCCGCGACCAGATAGGATGTCGCGATCCACGTGCCCTCCGTCCCGCTGGCGCCGATTTCGCCCTGGATAGTGGGTAGGGCGGAATTGACGATGGAAACGTCCAGCGTCGCCATCATCGCGCCCAGACTACCCGCCGCGACCGCCAGCCAGGCAGCAGCGTCGGCGCGTTCCGGCACCGCTGGGGTTGGTGAGGCGGCGAAGGTGGCGTTCATCGATTGATCCGGGCGTTATGCTGCTCCTGTTCGCGGCGGATCTGCTCCGAAGCATTCTTGGCCGAGCGGGTGTCGACCGACACCTCGACCGACATGCCGGGGATCAGCATCTTGCGGGTTTCGGGACCGGCGCTGATGGCGATGCGGACGGGGACCCGCTGGACGATCTTGGTGAAGTTGCCGGTGGCGTTCTGCGGCGGCAGGATGGAAAATTGCGCGCCGGTGCCGGGCGCGAAGCTGGCCACCTGCCCCAGCAGTTCGACGCCGGGCAGGGCGTCGACTGTCACCTTCACCGGCTGGCCGACGCGCATCAGGCCAAGCTGGGTTTCCTTGAAATTGGCTTCGATATAGAGGCTGGCCTTGGGCACCAGCGTCATCAGGCGGGTGGCGGCCTGGACGAACTGGCCCTGACGCACGCTCTTGTCGCCGATGCGCCCATCCACAGCGGCGCGCAGGATGGTGGCCTCCACATCGGTATTGGCGGCGGAAAGCTGGGCGCGGGCGGCCTCGCCCTGCGCCTGCGCCTGCTTTACCTGCGCTTCGAGGGTGGCGATCCGCTTCTGCGCGCTGGCCAGCACCGCCTGCGCGGCGGCGGCCTTGGCCCGGGCCTGCGTGGCTTGATTCTGAAGTTCGGACAGCCGTTCGCGGGTTTCCGCGCCGCTTGCCGCCAGTGGGCGGTAACGTTCGACCTCGCTCGCAGCGAAGACCGCATTGGCATTGGCGGCATTGAGGTCAGCCTCCGCCTGGTCGATGGCGGCGTGCTGTTCGGCGATTTGCGCCGCGACGCCTGCGGCATTGGCCTTGGCCACGTCGATCTGGGCAACCGACTGCGCCGCCTGGGCGCGATAATCGCGGGGATCGATCTGGGCGAGCGGCTGGCCTGCCTTCACATCCTGATTCTCGGCGACGAAGACGCGGTCGACATAGCCCGGCACCTTGGGCGCGATCGTGATCGAATCGGCCTGAATATAGGCGTCGTTGGTCGATTCCTGATATTTGCCGAAGGTTTCGAAGCGGATGAACCAGAATATGGCGCTGATGATCAGCGCCAGCATTACCAGCAGCAGGATGAGCCGCGCGCGCGGACTTTTGAGACGGGAGGAGCCGTTCTGGCCCGAGTCGTCTGCCGGGAAGGATGGGGACGCCGCTGTGTGGGAAGGCATGGGAAACTCATCAATCGCTGGGACGATCCCTATGCTCGCTCTTGCAGTATCGCGCAATACCATTTATTGAGGGACCTCATGAATACCTCCAAGGAAGAGTTGGTCGCCGATCTGTTTCGCGTCGTCACGCTGCTGCGCAAATCCTTCGACCGGGAAATGCTGGCCTGCGGTGCCTCGCTTGCCCAGACCAAGGTGCTGATGTGTATCAAGGGGATGCCCGGAACGGCGCGAGCGGCCGATATTGCCGAGGCGTTGGGGATTTCTCCGCGCACCGTGACCGAGGCGCTGGACGGGCTGGAGCGGGAAGGGCGGATCGTAAGGGCGGCCGATCCGGACGATCGCCGGGTCAAACGGCTGACGATCACCAGCGCGGGTGAAGAGGCTCTTGGCCTGACGCAGCCCTTGCGTCGCAAGCTCAGCGAGCAGGTGGTGGAAGCGCTGGAACCGTCCGAACAGCGGCAATTTCATGCTGCATTGCGGAAAATACTGGAGCGGCTGCCGACAGGCTGACCCTTTGCTTCCACCCATTTTCTCTGTTATCATCGCTTCATTGACCGGCATCAAAAGTCGGCGGTAATGGAGAGATGCAAGTGGAGCGTATCCATTATAACATGTGCCAGTGCAGCGTGGGTCTGCTGGCCTTGTGCAGCGCGTCGGCTCTTACGCTGACCGGCACTCTGTATATTTTGCTGAGGTAAGCTTCCCCTTCAGGGATAGGGGATTTGGAACCTCCGCCGCCCTGCGCGACGGAGGTTTTTTGATGGTCGATCAATCCTTCTCGATCTGGCTGACGTCGCGCACCGCACCACGCGCGGCATTGGTCGTCAGCGCGGCATAGGCGCGCAGCGCGGGCGAGACATTGCGCTTGCGGCCGAAGGGCTTCCACGCCTTGGCGCCGCGCGCTTCCATCTCCGCTTTGCGCTCTGCGATCACCGCCTCGTCGATGTCGAGCTTGATGATGCGGTTGGGAATGTCGATGACGATCGGGTCGCCGGTGTTGACGAGGGCGATCAGCCCGCCTTCCGCCGCTTCGGGCGAAACATGGCCGATGGAGAGGCCCGACGTGCCGCCCGAGAAGCG
This window of the Sphingobium sp. EM0848 genome carries:
- a CDS encoding MarR family winged helix-turn-helix transcriptional regulator, giving the protein MNTSKEELVADLFRVVTLLRKSFDREMLACGASLAQTKVLMCIKGMPGTARAADIAEALGISPRTVTEALDGLEREGRIVRAADPDDRRVKRLTITSAGEEALGLTQPLRRKLSEQVVEALEPSEQRQFHAALRKILERLPTG
- a CDS encoding NAD(P)/FAD-dependent oxidoreductase, coding for MTRPSMPVPPVPALIVGGGPAGAAAAITLARAGVSAHLVDRHDGPHDGVCGGFLGWDALAILRDLGLDVAVLGARPIGRLRLLVGERAIELALPHQAAGLSRRVLDEALIALAGDAGAVLLRGRAVRAADPAGRSVRFDDGEELAGGTLFLATGKHELRGLARDLGGRKEVPSVGLRAVLPAHAARSRDLTGMIELHLFDRGYAGLLLQEDGTSNLCLSVARERMSDGVPALMAEIMAEAPRLADRLGGAIPAQWEAVAGVPYGWRAAETVPGIFRIGDQGAVIASLAGDGIAIALSSGVSAAQAWLGGGAEAAVDWQRQMHQRNRRPIGMAEALRHGAAGALGRGMMMQLLHWMPGLGAQAALLTRISAPRTGGRKSGARSAHDPG
- a CDS encoding DUF2147 domain-containing protein produces the protein MSAFSVLLLIAAGAMPHGVEGSWLTDDRKGVVQIAPCGPQMCGHIVRVLDKGPNVPATDINNPDPKRRGQPIMGLLTLSGFRRDGAIWKGGRAYDPKSGRSYRATLGLNPDGSLRVTGCVLFLCESQRWTRVN
- a CDS encoding class I SAM-dependent methyltransferase gives rise to the protein MIVPKRPSTAAGVAMHYDELDLAYRRIWGEHVHHGYWRTGRESPAEAADALVEEVERRLALEPGQTLCDIGCGYGATAARIAARHDVSIIGLTLSSAQEKVANARPPSRFTCLQRDWLHNDLPDASFDRAYAIESSEHMVDKARFFREAARVLRPGGRLVVCAWLEGKDAHQWQIRHLLEPICREGRLPSMGSRADYEALAVDAGFILRDYEDVSSRVRRTWTICLRRFAGRMITDPALRRLALSSQTRNRDFIFSLPRLILALRTRAMRYGIFVWSRN
- a CDS encoding type III polyketide synthase, which produces MTGTRARINAIGCAVPAQDIHAPFIQWAGGRLDNPRERQIFLRMAERSGIDHRWCVLPRTAEGGTPVDPGGFYSGEMPPTSIRMQRYAEHAPVLALEAIARLREKVAIDRISHLVVASCTGFVAPGIDQIIADRLGLEGVERTLVGFMGCYAAVAALRTARHIVRSEPEARVLVVTVELCSLHFQLERQIERLLMMLQFADGAAAALVTAEGSGIAIDRPFSINLADSAELIRWEIGDRGFVMHLSGQVPGRIQTMLGDPAVRRRMWGDDDPALIDDWAVHAGGRSILDAVQYGLGLGEDALAFSRSVLARFGNMSSSTLMFILHDMAEQARQGVALAFGPGVAAEGFRFEGIA
- a CDS encoding HD-GYP domain-containing protein, yielding MLKRIRTQDVELGMFLHKLEGSWFSHPFWKSKMLLDDADQLATLKASKVAWVQIDTSRGADLKPRDVSPPARAATPAPDQRDRPFGRAGATIARRAAPAPVSRPFDPLSKERTSTKAEMVHANRLARKSVRAMQKIFDDSRLGNAIKLNKLETMIEEISSSIQRNPHAFMAVTRLKNTSEYLYLHALSVCALMIGLAQQLRLSPEEVQQAGLAGLLMDVGMGHVPQETWDKDSPLTPEEWEVVKSHTTLAHEFLALGGEMPDAVLDVCLHHHERLDGSGYPHGLKGEEIGQFARMAAICDTYDAMTSNRIHRHGEDPSRALLMLDEAQTLYDPEIFQAFQRAVGIYPIGSLVRLRSHRLAIVVEQNRDDLTLPVVRPFYSLNDRSFVKAEDIDLSNCFGADQIITRETPEGWDMAEWPTLSAKLLAAAG
- a CDS encoding efflux transporter outer membrane subunit, translated to MRSLLIALPLFALAACTAGPDYHGPGTARAARPEAQFVRTADGASPQAPATATWWSSLGDPVLDGLETRALAANPGVAVAQARVRQARASLRSERANALPSANASALYVHAQIPGLDLSGSNGSNASDGSQSSSGGSQSLNLYNLGFDASWEVDLWGGKRRGVEAAQAQLGAAEANVADAQVSLTAEIAQTYVNLRDRQQRIALAQDNITRQRDTLLLTEQRQHRGTASALELEQQRNQLEQAEAAILPLNAERDAYLNALATLAGEAPGALDAMLGPPAAIPLPPASVAIGDPAALLQRRPDIRAAERQYAAATAKIGVAQAARFPSLSFMGLIGIGGTNPGDVFDFNKLAAIAMPRLSWSFLDFGRNAARVEQSRGAQDEAAAQYRQAVLNALRDSEDALSRFGARRLAVASAARSKASADRSAALIRQRFEAGTATRIQLLDAERQSIAAAQTLVQGTAAMTADYIALQKALGLGWEAPR
- a CDS encoding HlyD family secretion protein; protein product: MPSHTAASPSFPADDSGQNGSSRLKSPRARLILLLVMLALIISAIFWFIRFETFGKYQESTNDAYIQADSITIAPKVPGYVDRVFVAENQDVKAGQPLAQIDPRDYRAQAAQSVAQIDVAKANAAGVAAQIAEQHAAIDQAEADLNAANANAVFAASEVERYRPLAASGAETRERLSELQNQATQARAKAAAAQAVLASAQKRIATLEAQVKQAQAQGEAARAQLSAANTDVEATILRAAVDGRIGDKSVRQGQFVQAATRLMTLVPKASLYIEANFKETQLGLMRVGQPVKVTVDALPGVELLGQVASFAPGTGAQFSILPPQNATGNFTKIVQRVPVRIAISAGPETRKMLIPGMSVEVSVDTRSAKNASEQIRREQEQHNARINR
- a CDS encoding methyltransferase domain-containing protein, with the protein product MADLSIRSRQEEQMDAPDLDPAVYERVLHDLARVNRWTFTAWPTIAFLNRAIGSAGHFRLLDVGFGDGDVLRAVARWARKRGIEAELIGVDLNEKSLQAARHATPPDLAIDYRAGDYLDQPERFDFIISSQVTHHMTDAQLMTFLRHMEANAQRGWLICDLHRHGFAHWGFPLLARLLRVHRIVREDGQLSIARAFRPGDWADLLPTAGISLDHVRIVRRFSFRLCVERIFG
- a CDS encoding DHA2 family efflux MFS transporter permease subunit produces the protein MNATFAASPTPAVPERADAAAWLAVAAGSLGAMMATLDVSIVNSALPTIQGEIGASGTEGTWIATSYLVAEIIIIPLAAWLERLLGLRTLLLIAAFLFTAFSMLCGVAENLTTMIIGRVGQGFTGGAMIPTAMTIIATRLPRSQQPIGNAMFGVTAILGPVLGPLVGGWLTENISWHYAFFLNLPVGIILATLLLVTMPHQRPHWREFWQADWLGIAGMALGLGGLTIVLEEGQREQWFQSHEIVILSIVSGVGFISLFAGQFLAQRPVIRLKLLLDRQFGAVAMMGVVMGMMLYGTAFVIPQFLAAIADYNALQSGRIVLLSGIPSLMLMPLTPLLIRHLDIRIAVSIGLLVMATSCWIDTTLTNQAVGHDFIESQLLRGVGSVFGFLFLNQAAIASVPRENAGDAAGLFNTVRNLGGSLALAGIATIQDQRTWFHSRRMEESLSANSVHVQDYINGLGHALGGHDAALRSLAGTIQREALIMTYNDIFTMLAVGIIAVLPLVLFLRPLPKGQAVAMH